The Hemiscyllium ocellatum isolate sHemOce1 chromosome 39, sHemOce1.pat.X.cur, whole genome shotgun sequence nucleotide sequence AACGTTATGGGCACAATATCACTGTGCTTTATTCTTCAGGATCTATGTACATCAAAGAGCAGCCTGATCTATATCAAACCATCGCAGTTGAAGTGCAAGGATTCGTTGACAGAAATATGAGCAAAGACATTCTGCAAAATTTAGTTCAAAACACACTAGAAACCTTAAAATTTGATTGGACACTATGGAGATCTGTTAAGTTCCAGTATGAAATGATGTCTTTTGTTCATGCCTTTCACTCTTGGGCACTACAGCTAAATTTTGCAATTTATGAAAGCAAGGATTTGTTGAAACAACTTGAAAATGCACATTTTGACTTAATATTGACTGATCCTGCTTTACCTACAGGTCCAATGCTTGCTTATTATTTAAAACTTCCCCTGGTATATAATGTTCGATGGCTCAGCATTGGAGAAGCTCATTGTCTCTTAGCCCCATCACCACTGTCCTATATCCCAACCCTTGGTTCCAGATTGACAGATAAAATGAGTTTACTCCAAAGGACAAAAAACATCATCTTTTATCTGTTTCAACTCTCCaattttaaatttctaattgaGCCTATGTACAATGATTTCTGCCATCGCTATCTGGGCCCAGACACAGACATTGAGACTGTTCTCCTAAGGGCCGATGTGTTGCTGATGAGAGTAGATTTTATATTTGAATTCCCGAGACCCACCATGCCCAATATTGTTTATATTGGTGGATTCCAGTGTAAACCACCCAAACCTCTAGAGGCAGAGTTTGAAGAATTTGTCCAGTCCTCAGGAGAACATGGGATTATTGTCATGTCAATGGGGACTGTTATCAACTCTTTGCCAATGCATATTGCAATGCAAATAGCAGAGGCCTTTGCTCAAGTGCCTCAGAAGGTTATCTGGAAACATAATGGAAAGACCCCTCCCAACATTGGAAATAATACACTACTGGCAAAGTGGATCCCTCAGAATG carries:
- the LOC132834188 gene encoding UDP-glucuronosyltransferase 2A1-like, translating into MDHFAWKRGFHVACTLSFFIALSYPITQGADILVVPVDGSHWVNMRILIEELKRYGHNITVLYSSGSMYIKEQPDLYQTIAVEVQGFVDRNMSKDILQNLVQNTLETLKFDWTLWRSVKFQYEMMSFVHAFHSWALQLNFAIYESKDLLKQLENAHFDLILTDPALPTGPMLAYYLKLPLVYNVRWLSIGEAHCLLAPSPLSYIPTLGSRLTDKMSLLQRTKNIIFYLFQLSNFKFLIEPMYNDFCHRYLGPDTDIETVLLRADVLLMRVDFIFEFPRPTMPNIVYIGGFQCKPPKPLEAEFEEFVQSSGEHGIIVMSMGTVINSLPMHIAMQIAEAFAQVPQKVIWKHNGKTPPNIGNNTLLAKWIPQNDLLGHPKTRAFVAHGGTNGVYEAIYHGVPVVGIPLLFDQFDNLLRLETRGAAKVMNIANMQSTDLLQALNEVIYNTSYRENIQKLSALHRDQPESPMERAIFWIEYVARHKGAAHLRSTSYRLPWYVYYCVDVMIFLLVVLLMLTILTVVLMKKCCNIVSKIKLKTQ